A stretch of Faecalibacterium duncaniae DNA encodes these proteins:
- a CDS encoding VirB4-like conjugal transfer ATPase, CD1110 family, whose protein sequence is MSKGQTKKTREAAGNRRKLTRAEKKQIAAVIRQAKGDGKAHTAQQTIPYLAMYPDGICKVAQRKYSKSIAFEDINYQLAQADDKTAIFENWCDFLNYFDASVNVQLSFINQGSQQEQAALAIHIPLQNDDFNSIRTEYSDMLKSQLAKGNNGLVKHKYITFSIEADNPAAARARLSRIETDVLNNFKVLGVSAHPLSGYERLKVLHGVFHPAGEPFSFSYDWLTPTGLTTKDFIAPSSFKFGEGRYFAMGKKTGAVSFLEILAPELNDRILADMLDLETGVIVNLHIKSIDQSEAIKTIKRKITDLDKMKIEEQKKAVRSGYDMDIIPSDLATFGNEAKNLLQDLQSRNERMFLLTFLVVNMADTKRKLENDIFAAAGIAQKYNCALTRLDYQQEAGLMSSIPLGENLIPIQRGLTTSSTAIFIPFITQELFQTGSALYYGLNALSNNMILCDRKQLKNPNGLILGTPGSGKSFAAKREITNAFLITDDDIFICDPEAEYFALVKRLGGQVIRLSPTGKGMDGKPQYVNPMDMNLNYSEDDSPLALKSDFILSLCELVIGGKEGLQPVDKTVIDRAVRNVYRDYLADPDPAKMPILGDLYDELLKQPEPEAARIAAALELYVSGSLNVFNHRTNVELSNRLVCFDIKQLGKQLKKLGMLIVQDQIWNRVTINRAEKKSTRYYMDEFHLLLKEEQTAAYSVEIWKRFRKWGGIPTAITQNIKDLLASREVENIFENSDFVLMLNQAQGDRAILAKQLNISPQQMKYVTHTEAGEGLIFYGNVVLPFVDHFPKDTELYRIMTTKPEEVSSL, encoded by the coding sequence TTGTCAAAAGGACAGACAAAAAAGACGCGGGAAGCCGCAGGAAACAGGCGTAAGCTGACCCGCGCGGAAAAGAAACAGATAGCGGCGGTTATCCGGCAGGCAAAGGGGGACGGCAAAGCCCACACCGCACAGCAGACCATTCCCTACCTTGCCATGTACCCGGACGGTATCTGCAAAGTGGCACAGCGGAAATATTCAAAGAGCATTGCCTTTGAGGACATCAACTATCAGCTTGCACAGGCAGACGATAAGACCGCCATTTTTGAAAACTGGTGCGATTTTCTCAACTACTTTGACGCAAGCGTGAACGTGCAGCTTTCTTTCATCAATCAAGGCTCACAGCAGGAACAGGCAGCGCTGGCAATCCATATCCCGCTGCAAAATGACGATTTTAACTCTATCCGCACTGAGTATTCCGATATGCTGAAATCGCAGCTTGCCAAAGGGAACAACGGGCTTGTCAAGCATAAGTACATCACATTTTCCATTGAAGCGGACAATCCGGCGGCAGCAAGGGCGCGGCTTTCCCGTATTGAAACAGACGTACTCAATAATTTTAAGGTGCTTGGGGTATCGGCGCACCCCTTATCCGGCTATGAACGCCTAAAGGTGCTGCATGGGGTATTCCACCCGGCAGGCGAGCCGTTCTCATTCTCTTATGACTGGCTGACCCCGACGGGGCTTACCACAAAGGACTTTATCGCCCCGTCCTCTTTCAAGTTCGGGGAGGGACGCTACTTTGCTATGGGGAAAAAGACGGGGGCGGTATCGTTCCTTGAAATCCTTGCCCCGGAGTTAAACGACCGTATCTTAGCGGATATGTTGGACTTGGAAACAGGCGTTATTGTCAATCTCCACATTAAAAGTATCGACCAGTCGGAAGCAATCAAGACCATTAAGCGCAAAATCACTGACCTTGACAAGATGAAGATTGAGGAACAGAAAAAAGCGGTTAGAAGCGGTTACGATATGGATATAATTCCGTCCGACCTTGCCACCTTTGGAAATGAAGCAAAGAACCTGTTGCAGGATTTACAGAGCCGCAACGAGCGAATGTTTCTTCTCACGTTCCTTGTGGTAAACATGGCAGACACGAAGCGGAAACTGGAAAATGACATTTTCGCGGCGGCGGGCATTGCACAGAAATACAACTGCGCCCTGACCCGTCTTGACTATCAGCAGGAAGCGGGGCTGATGTCCTCTATCCCTTTGGGGGAGAACCTTATCCCGATACAACGGGGACTTACCACATCAAGCACCGCTATTTTTATCCCGTTCATCACGCAGGAGCTATTTCAGACCGGGTCTGCCCTGTATTATGGGCTGAACGCTTTAAGCAACAACATGATACTCTGCGACCGCAAGCAGCTTAAAAACCCGAATGGGCTTATCTTGGGAACACCGGGCAGCGGAAAATCCTTTGCGGCAAAGCGGGAAATCACAAACGCCTTTCTCATTACTGACGATGATATTTTTATCTGCGACCCGGAAGCCGAGTATTTTGCCCTTGTCAAGCGGCTTGGCGGGCAAGTGATACGCTTATCCCCGACCGGGAAAGGCATGGACGGCAAGCCCCAGTATGTGAACCCTATGGATATGAACCTTAATTACAGCGAGGACGACAGCCCCCTTGCACTGAAAAGTGATTTTATCCTGTCTCTCTGCGAGCTTGTCATTGGCGGCAAGGAGGGCTTGCAGCCCGTTGATAAGACCGTCATTGACCGCGCCGTAAGGAATGTGTACCGGGACTACCTTGCTGACCCCGACCCGGCAAAAATGCCTATCTTGGGCGACCTTTACGACGAGCTGTTAAAACAGCCGGAGCCGGAAGCTGCCCGCATTGCAGCGGCATTGGAGCTGTATGTTTCCGGCAGTCTTAACGTATTCAACCACAGAACGAATGTGGAGCTTTCTAACCGCCTTGTCTGCTTTGACATTAAGCAGCTTGGGAAGCAGCTCAAAAAGTTAGGTATGCTCATTGTGCAAGACCAGATATGGAACCGCGTTACCATTAACCGGGCAGAAAAGAAATCTACCCGCTACTATATGGACGAATTTCACTTGCTCTTAAAAGAGGAACAGACCGCCGCTTACAGTGTGGAGATTTGGAAGCGTTTTAGAAAATGGGGAGGCATACCCACAGCTATCACGCAGAACATTAAGGACTTGCTTGCTTCCCGCGAGGTGGAAAATATCTTTGAAAACTCTGATTTTGTCCTCATGCTCAATCAGGCACAGGGCGACCGGGCTATCCTTGCAAAGCAGTTAAATATCAGCCCACAGCAGATGAAGTATGTAACCCACACCGAAGCAGGCGAGGGACTTATCTTTTATGGGAATGTGGTGCTTCCCTTTGTAGACCATTTCCCGAAAGATACCGAGCTTTACCGCATTATGACGACGAAGCCGGAGGAAGTGAGCAGCCTATGA
- a CDS encoding recombinase family protein, whose amino-acid sequence MMNGFEYTGVDAILAGSFRAAIYCRLSKDDDLDGESASIANQRAMLETYCEKQGWEVIAVYQDDGYTGLNMERPDLKRMLKAIERRQINLVVTKDLSRLGRNYLQTGFLIEDFFPRNGVRYIAMNDGIDTMRDNNDIAPFKNILNEMYSKDISKKVHSSYLLKAQKGQFTGCLAPFGYRKDPEDKNHLLIDEETAPIVRRLFAWALEGHGPNYIRRRLEEEKIPCPTYWNRVRGFRNVSTKWEKKDPVNGRYMWDFSVIKDILMNPVYTGAIASQKKEYRFKIGTIGEKKPEDWIVVENQHEPLVDRKTFDIVQRKLKSRQRPRQTGEISLFAGLIKCGECGKSLTIRYTNDKHPKQIYSCKTYNAYGKQHCTQHRVEYDTLYSLVLNKIRECARAALMDGEAVAGKLTDTCEAEQKGQREALERSLTKDEERIDVLEKMVLRLYEDMVAGRISEANFNLLMEKTQAEQAELKAKVTEGRKKLADEIRLACDARQWVEAIQEYADITELDAATLNRLIKEIVVHESIDSDKTRHISIEIHFNLKPIPEVEQVTA is encoded by the coding sequence ATGATGAACGGATTTGAATATACAGGCGTAGACGCAATACTGGCAGGCAGCTTCCGGGCGGCTATCTATTGCAGGCTTTCCAAGGACGATGACCTTGACGGGGAGAGCGCCAGTATCGCAAACCAGCGGGCTATGCTGGAAACCTACTGCGAGAAGCAGGGATGGGAGGTTATTGCAGTCTATCAGGACGATGGCTACACGGGGCTGAACATGGAGCGCCCCGACCTGAAACGGATGTTGAAAGCCATCGAGCGCAGGCAGATAAACCTTGTGGTCACGAAAGACCTGTCCAGACTGGGTAGGAATTACTTGCAGACCGGCTTCCTGATTGAAGATTTCTTCCCCCGAAACGGCGTGCGGTATATCGCCATGAATGACGGTATCGACACCATGCGGGACAACAACGACATTGCGCCGTTCAAGAACATCCTCAACGAGATGTACAGCAAGGATATTTCCAAGAAGGTTCATTCCTCTTATCTGCTGAAAGCGCAGAAAGGCCAGTTTACCGGCTGCCTTGCCCCCTTTGGGTATCGGAAAGACCCGGAGGACAAAAACCATCTGCTGATTGATGAGGAAACGGCCCCCATTGTCCGGCGTCTGTTTGCGTGGGCGCTGGAAGGACACGGCCCCAACTATATCCGGCGCAGGCTGGAAGAAGAAAAAATCCCATGCCCGACCTACTGGAACCGGGTGCGGGGCTTTCGGAACGTGTCAACCAAGTGGGAAAAGAAAGACCCGGTCAACGGGCGGTATATGTGGGACTTCTCCGTGATTAAGGACATCCTGATGAACCCCGTCTACACCGGCGCTATTGCTTCCCAGAAGAAGGAATACCGCTTCAAAATCGGCACTATCGGGGAAAAGAAGCCGGAGGACTGGATTGTGGTAGAGAACCAGCATGAGCCGCTTGTTGACCGCAAGACCTTTGACATCGTGCAGCGCAAGCTGAAATCCCGGCAGCGCCCCCGCCAGACCGGGGAAATCAGCCTGTTTGCGGGGCTTATCAAGTGCGGCGAGTGCGGGAAGTCGCTGACAATCCGCTACACTAACGACAAGCACCCGAAACAGATTTATTCCTGTAAGACCTACAACGCCTACGGCAAGCAGCACTGTACCCAGCACCGGGTTGAATACGACACCCTTTACAGCCTTGTGCTGAACAAAATCCGGGAGTGCGCCAGAGCCGCCCTGATGGACGGGGAAGCCGTTGCCGGGAAGCTGACCGACACCTGCGAAGCCGAGCAGAAAGGCCAGCGGGAAGCGTTGGAGCGTTCCCTTACCAAAGACGAGGAACGGATTGACGTTCTGGAAAAGATGGTGCTGCGGCTGTATGAGGATATGGTTGCCGGGCGTATCAGCGAAGCGAACTTCAATCTGCTGATGGAAAAGACGCAGGCGGAACAGGCCGAGTTGAAAGCAAAGGTCACGGAAGGCCGGAAGAAGCTGGCCGATGAAATCCGGCTTGCGTGTGACGCCCGCCAGTGGGTGGAAGCCATTCAGGAATACGCCGACATCACGGAACTGGACGCCGCCACCCTCAACCGCCTGATTAAAGAAATCGTTGTCCATGAGAGCATAGACAGCGATAAGACAAGACACATTTCTATCGAAATTCATTTCAATCTCAAACCCATCCCGGAAGTGGAGCAGGTCACAGCCTGA
- a CDS encoding reverse transcriptase/maturase family protein, translated as MRSPENVLESLKSKACNKSYKYERLYRNLYNPQFYLLAYQRIQAKPGNMTAGTDGKTIDGMGMARINALIEKMRDFSYQPNPARRTYIPKSNGKMRPLGIPSFDDKLIQEVVRLILESIYEPTFSDYSHGFRINRSCHTALKYVQKYFTGTKWFVEGDIKGCFDNVDHHVLIAILRKRIADEHFIGLLWKFLKAGYMEDWNYHNTYSGTPQGSIISPILANIYMNELDSYMAEYAEKFNCGNRRKINPAFKKKLDVCRGKEQRLKRNLSKMSEEEKEGLIAEIRELRRSLKSMPYSDQMDDSYKRICYIRYADDFLIGVIGSKEDAEQIKQDVGCFIRDKLHLEMSEEKTLITHGHDAAKFLGYEVTIAKGEHNKKTKTGATRRVNNGKVLLYVPHDKWVKRLFSYNALKIKYDKQNGNKEVWEPVRRTRLLHLDDLEILNQYNAEIRGLYNYYRLANNVSVLNNFYYVMRYSMLKTFAGKYRTRISRIIRKYRQGKDFVVEYPKKNGKVGKVLFYNNGFRRDTKVESGNPDIVARIFENYGRNSLIKRLQANRCEWCGAENVPLEIHHIRKLKDLSGRKQWEIAMIGRKRKTMALCVYCHDKLHAGKLD; from the coding sequence ATGAGAAGTCCTGAAAATGTGTTGGAAAGCCTAAAATCCAAGGCGTGTAACAAGAGCTACAAGTACGAGCGGTTATACCGCAACCTGTACAATCCACAATTCTATCTGCTGGCATATCAGCGGATACAGGCGAAACCAGGCAACATGACAGCCGGAACAGACGGCAAAACCATTGACGGAATGGGAATGGCAAGGATAAACGCCCTCATTGAAAAGATGCGGGATTTTAGTTATCAGCCTAACCCGGCAAGGAGAACGTATATCCCGAAATCCAATGGGAAAATGCGTCCTCTGGGGATACCGTCATTCGACGATAAACTGATACAGGAGGTGGTGCGGCTCATCTTAGAGAGTATTTATGAGCCAACCTTTAGCGACTATTCCCACGGTTTCCGTATAAACAGAAGCTGTCATACGGCACTCAAATATGTGCAGAAATATTTTACGGGGACAAAGTGGTTCGTTGAGGGAGATATAAAGGGCTGTTTTGACAACGTAGACCATCATGTGTTGATTGCTATTTTGCGAAAGCGGATTGCAGATGAACATTTCATCGGTCTGCTCTGGAAGTTCTTGAAAGCTGGATATATGGAGGATTGGAATTATCACAATACTTATTCCGGCACTCCGCAAGGCTCCATCATCAGCCCTATCCTTGCAAACATCTACATGAACGAACTGGATAGCTATATGGCAGAGTATGCAGAGAAATTCAACTGCGGAAACCGCCGTAAAATCAATCCTGCGTTCAAGAAGAAGCTGGATGTCTGCCGGGGGAAAGAACAAAGGCTTAAAAGAAATCTCTCTAAAATGAGCGAGGAAGAAAAAGAGGGCTTAATTGCAGAAATCCGGGAACTGCGGCGTAGTCTGAAATCTATGCCGTATAGCGACCAGATGGACGATAGCTATAAACGGATTTGCTATATCCGATATGCCGATGATTTCTTAATTGGAGTTATCGGCAGCAAAGAGGACGCAGAACAGATTAAACAAGATGTAGGCTGCTTTATCCGGGACAAACTCCATCTGGAAATGTCCGAGGAAAAGACATTGATTACTCATGGACACGACGCTGCGAAGTTCTTGGGATATGAGGTCACAATCGCCAAAGGCGAACACAACAAAAAGACCAAAACCGGGGCTACCAGACGGGTAAACAATGGAAAAGTCTTACTTTATGTTCCCCATGATAAGTGGGTAAAACGACTGTTCTCCTACAATGCCCTCAAGATTAAATACGACAAACAAAATGGAAACAAAGAGGTTTGGGAACCTGTCCGGCGCACTCGCCTGTTGCACTTGGACGATTTGGAAATCCTAAACCAATACAACGCAGAAATCCGTGGATTGTATAACTACTACCGACTTGCAAACAACGTGTCTGTACTCAATAACTTCTACTATGTAATGAGATACAGTATGCTCAAAACCTTTGCTGGAAAATATCGGACACGAATCAGCAGAATTATCCGCAAGTACCGTCAAGGAAAAGATTTTGTTGTGGAATATCCGAAGAAAAACGGCAAGGTCGGAAAGGTATTGTTTTACAATAATGGGTTCCGCCGGGACACTAAAGTAGAAAGCGGAAATCCTGATATAGTAGCAAGAATTTTTGAGAATTATGGGCGTAATAGTCTTATAAAAAGACTGCAAGCAAACAGGTGTGAGTGGTGTGGCGCAGAGAATGTGCCGCTTGAAATACACCATATACGAAAACTCAAAGATTTAAGTGGCAGAAAACAATGGGAAATCGCCATGATTGGGCGTAAGCGCAAGACAATGGCACTCTGCGTCTACTGTCACGACAAGTTACACGCGGGGAAATTAGACTGA
- a CDS encoding CHC2 zinc finger domain-containing protein has translation MNVFEAVKQSVTTRQAAEHYGIRVGRNGMCACPFHNDKNPSMKVDRRFHCFGCQADGDVIDFVSRLENISPREAALMLAQDFSIPYEDKEPPSRSRRPQPRQESPEQQFRRMERHCFRVLSDYHNLLHRWKLDYAPKTPDEEWHPLFVEALQKQSHVEYLLDVLLFSDMEERAALIVSYGKEVRNLERRMADLAARTAAGRRTDHTRSPATPER, from the coding sequence TTGAACGTATTTGAAGCCGTGAAGCAGTCTGTTACCACCCGGCAGGCCGCCGAGCATTACGGTATCCGGGTAGGAAGAAACGGGATGTGCGCCTGCCCTTTCCATAACGATAAAAACCCCAGCATGAAGGTTGACCGGCGCTTCCATTGTTTCGGCTGTCAGGCAGACGGGGATGTGATTGACTTTGTTTCCCGTCTGGAAAATATCAGCCCCAGGGAAGCCGCCCTCATGCTGGCGCAGGACTTCTCCATCCCCTATGAGGATAAGGAGCCGCCAAGCAGGAGCCGCCGCCCCCAGCCCCGTCAGGAAAGCCCGGAGCAGCAATTCCGGCGCATGGAGCGCCATTGTTTCCGGGTACTGTCCGACTATCACAATCTGCTGCACCGCTGGAAGTTGGACTATGCCCCCAAGACGCCGGACGAGGAATGGCATCCGCTTTTCGTGGAAGCCTTGCAGAAACAATCCCATGTGGAATATCTGCTGGATGTGCTGCTGTTCTCCGATATGGAGGAACGGGCTGCCCTGATTGTCAGCTACGGAAAGGAAGTGAGAAACCTTGAGCGGAGAATGGCAGACCTTGCCGCCCGAACTGCGGCAGGCCGTAGAACAGACCATACAAGAAGCCCCGCCACCCCGGAGCGTTGA
- a CDS encoding virulence-associated E family protein — protein MLESTEKGGVRNSIHNCLTVFQYDPILSGAVAKNLLTERIDLLKPIGRKRRTGSKAMTDTDMKYIRLYLEKTYGLTSEKKIADAADLAADANSYHPIRDYLNGLVWDGKERIRYCLRHFLGADTDNYTFQSLRLFLLGAIHRAFCPGCKFEVMLCLVGGQGAGKSTFFRLLAVKDEWFSDDLRKLDDDNVYRKLQGHWIIEMSEMIATANAKSIEEIKSFLSRQKEVYKIPYETHPEDRLRQCVFGGTSNALDFLPLDRSGNRRFLPVMVYPERAEVHILDDEAAARAYLEQVWAEAMTTYKSGDFKLSFTPEMIQYLKEHQRDFMPEDTKAGMIQAYLDRYTGSAVCSKQLFREALNHPFDEPKQWEIREVNDIMNHGITGWKYFSNPRIFEGYGRQKGWEREAPATGADNGREKTPDGFVEVTEQMELPF, from the coding sequence ATGCTGGAAAGCACCGAGAAAGGCGGCGTGCGGAACAGTATCCACAACTGCCTGACGGTATTCCAGTATGACCCCATTCTTTCCGGGGCGGTTGCGAAAAATCTCCTGACCGAGCGCATTGACCTTCTAAAGCCCATTGGCAGGAAACGCAGAACCGGCAGCAAGGCCATGACCGACACGGACATGAAATATATCCGGCTGTATCTGGAAAAGACCTACGGCCTGACAAGCGAGAAAAAGATAGCGGACGCCGCCGACCTTGCGGCAGACGCCAACAGCTACCACCCCATCCGGGACTACCTGAACGGCCTTGTCTGGGACGGGAAAGAGCGTATCCGCTACTGCCTGCGGCACTTTCTGGGAGCCGACACGGACAACTACACCTTCCAATCGCTGCGGCTGTTCCTGCTGGGAGCTATCCACCGGGCGTTCTGCCCCGGCTGTAAATTTGAGGTCATGCTTTGTCTGGTGGGCGGTCAAGGAGCCGGGAAATCCACCTTCTTCCGGCTGCTGGCCGTGAAAGACGAGTGGTTTTCCGATGATTTGCGGAAGCTGGACGATGATAACGTGTACCGCAAGCTACAAGGCCACTGGATAATTGAAATGTCGGAGATGATTGCCACCGCCAACGCCAAGAGCATAGAGGAAATCAAGTCGTTTTTAAGCCGCCAGAAGGAGGTCTATAAAATCCCCTACGAAACCCACCCGGAGGACAGGCTGCGGCAGTGCGTGTTCGGCGGGACTTCCAACGCCCTGGACTTCCTGCCCCTTGACCGTTCCGGGAACCGGCGCTTCCTGCCGGTCATGGTCTACCCCGAACGGGCGGAGGTACACATTTTGGACGATGAAGCCGCTGCCAGAGCCTATCTTGAACAGGTATGGGCGGAAGCCATGACAACCTACAAAAGCGGCGATTTCAAGCTGTCTTTTACCCCCGAAATGATACAGTACCTCAAAGAACACCAGCGGGATTTCATGCCGGAGGACACCAAGGCCGGGATGATACAGGCGTACCTTGACCGCTACACCGGCAGCGCCGTATGCTCCAAGCAGCTTTTCAGGGAAGCCCTGAACCACCCCTTTGACGAGCCGAAACAATGGGAAATCCGGGAAGTCAACGACATTATGAACCACGGTATCACGGGATGGAAGTATTTCTCCAATCCCCGGATATTTGAAGGATACGGCAGACAGAAGGGCTGGGAACGGGAAGCCCCGGCAACGGGCGCTGACAACGGGCGTGAAAAAACGCCGGACGGATTTGTAGAGGTCACGGAGCAGATGGAGCTTCCCTTCTGA
- a CDS encoding PrgI family protein yields MAYVPVPKDLSKVKTKVAFNLTKRQILCFSVALLMGLPLFFLFKDSAGTSLAAMAMIVVMLPCFLVAMYEKHGQPLEVVVKNIIQTKLTRPKVRPYQTENLYALLEKQRALEKEVSAIVKRTDKKDAGSRRKQA; encoded by the coding sequence TTGGCGTATGTACCTGTACCCAAAGACTTATCCAAAGTCAAAACAAAAGTCGCTTTCAATCTGACAAAGCGGCAAATCCTTTGTTTTTCAGTGGCACTTCTTATGGGACTGCCACTTTTCTTTTTGTTCAAAGACAGCGCAGGGACGAGCCTTGCGGCAATGGCAATGATTGTCGTCATGCTTCCCTGCTTCTTGGTTGCCATGTATGAAAAGCATGGGCAGCCCCTTGAAGTGGTTGTAAAGAACATCATTCAGACAAAATTGACCCGCCCCAAAGTGCGACCGTATCAGACGGAAAACCTGTATGCACTCTTGGAGAAACAGCGGGCATTAGAAAAGGAGGTATCAGCGATTGTCAAAAGGACAGACAAAAAAGACGCGGGAAGCCGCAGGAAACAGGCGTAA
- the mobQ gene encoding MobQ family relaxase — MPPCPHFDLKIVQRSKRQSAVAAAAYQSGERLFSEYDQKQKYYSHKSEIVHTEIMLPPHAPPEYADRNTLWNAAEAIEKQWNSQLARRFVLAIPRELPPEQYVDLIRDYCLEFFVSKGMIADFAIHDKGDGNPHAHILLTMRAMDETGKWLPKSRKVYDLDENGERIRLASGRWKSHKEDTVDWNDQKYAEIWRQGWADTANRYLEAIGSPERLDLRSYERQGIDKIPTVHMGPAVSYLERKGIQTNIGNLNRDIKAANSLMQSIRQMVRSLKGWLSGLKEKKAALLEALEQAKEPTIPELLSRYLDMRSEERTGWTSKGKLKGTVGDFNKVMEALDFLRRKEISTVESLDAYLDEASAQAVSIREEIKPMEKRVKEIDRLLFHIGNFEANKPVHVKYAAIRWKKPKEKYAADHKEELDAYNAALRYFKVHLDGAKYSTKKLAGEQAQLSENIASKTEALTAVQEDVKILRDVRHWLNQVLPSEQYRQTAEPGKKPSIQQAVKGREQRIREEQAEKRQQPRRQQKQDMEL; from the coding sequence ATGCCACCATGCCCGCACTTTGACCTGAAAATCGTCCAGCGCAGCAAGCGCCAGTCTGCTGTCGCTGCCGCCGCCTACCAGAGCGGGGAACGGCTGTTTTCCGAATACGACCAGAAACAGAAATACTATTCCCATAAAAGCGAAATCGTCCACACCGAAATCATGCTGCCGCCCCACGCCCCGCCGGAGTACGCAGACCGCAATACCTTGTGGAACGCCGCCGAAGCCATAGAAAAACAATGGAACTCCCAGCTTGCCCGGAGGTTCGTGCTTGCCATACCGAGGGAACTTCCCCCGGAACAATACGTCGACCTTATCCGGGACTACTGCCTGGAGTTTTTCGTTTCCAAGGGCATGATTGCCGACTTTGCCATCCATGACAAGGGGGACGGAAATCCCCACGCCCACATCCTTCTTACCATGCGGGCGATGGACGAAACCGGGAAATGGCTCCCTAAAAGCCGGAAGGTCTACGACCTTGACGAGAACGGCGAGCGTATCCGGCTTGCGTCCGGCAGATGGAAAAGCCATAAGGAGGATACCGTGGACTGGAACGACCAGAAGTACGCCGAGATATGGCGGCAGGGCTGGGCTGATACGGCGAACCGCTATCTGGAAGCCATCGGCAGCCCGGAGCGCCTTGACCTTCGCTCCTATGAGCGTCAGGGGATAGATAAAATCCCCACCGTCCACATGGGGCCAGCGGTCAGCTATCTGGAACGGAAAGGCATACAGACCAACATCGGCAACCTGAACCGGGACATCAAAGCCGCCAATTCCCTCATGCAGTCTATCCGGCAGATGGTACGCAGCTTAAAGGGCTGGCTGTCCGGCCTGAAAGAGAAAAAGGCGGCGCTGCTGGAAGCACTGGAACAGGCCAAGGAGCCGACCATCCCCGAACTGCTTTCCCGGTATCTGGATATGCGGAGCGAGGAACGCACCGGCTGGACTTCCAAGGGAAAACTGAAAGGCACTGTCGGCGATTTCAACAAGGTTATGGAAGCCCTTGACTTCCTGCGGCGGAAAGAGATCTCCACCGTGGAAAGCCTTGACGCCTATCTGGATGAAGCCAGCGCACAGGCCGTTTCCATCCGTGAGGAAATCAAGCCGATGGAGAAACGTGTGAAAGAGATTGACCGGCTGCTTTTCCATATCGGGAACTTTGAAGCAAACAAGCCGGTTCATGTGAAATATGCCGCTATCCGCTGGAAGAAACCTAAGGAGAAATATGCCGCCGACCATAAGGAGGAACTGGACGCCTACAACGCTGCCCTGCGGTATTTCAAGGTTCACCTTGATGGGGCGAAGTACAGCACAAAGAAGCTGGCCGGGGAACAGGCACAGCTTTCAGAGAATATCGCTTCCAAGACGGAAGCGCTGACTGCCGTACAGGAGGATGTAAAGATTTTGCGGGATGTGCGCCACTGGCTCAATCAGGTTTTGCCATCCGAGCAGTACCGCCAGACCGCAGAGCCGGGAAAGAAACCGTCCATCCAGCAGGCGGTCAAAGGCCGGGAGCAGCGTATCCGGGAGGAACAGGCAGAGAAACGCCAGCAGCCCCGCCGCCAGCAAAAACAGGATATGGAACTTTAA